Within Vicia villosa cultivar HV-30 ecotype Madison, WI linkage group LG1, Vvil1.0, whole genome shotgun sequence, the genomic segment GCGGATACAAAACGGGGCGGGCGGTCcgttttttataattttagacACATGAAGATTTTGGTATCCTTATCTAGTTAGATAtcgatatttttttaattaaataaaaatatttaatgtcacattatttttaaatatcaatttattttttaagaaaattattaattttaaatcaattaacacTTAGGGCAACTAAAACCAAAAGTTACCCACGAATTTGCCTTTTAGATAAACATTAAATGAAAACTACATTTAGAAAACAAAACTCAGGAATATTACAGTTGAATATTTAAGAAATGAATAACAAGATTTATGAAGGAAAACGTAGGCGGAGAAATGTTAAAGAGAGACACTTTTAATATaggataataatttaattgaagaatAACAATCAACAAGAGATCATAAGAACAGTGTAAGGAGTTGTTTggtttgagtttgagtttgagAATTAGCATAATCATATGAATAATCCTCAGTTCCTGTTCTGCTTCCTAACGTCGACGACTCCGATTCCTCGGACTGTGTCTTGTTTTCTTCAATCATTAGTTTTTGTTGGTGATATTGATGATGTCTAGAACTACTTCCCTTTTCACTACTCTCATGATCCGGCAGTGGTGTCAACGCGCCACCGTTACCCCTCAAAACTTGCTCGACACCCAGTTGACAAAACCGCCACCTCCCAGTCCACAAAAGCCCCACTGCTCCATTCACCGGATTTATAGTCCTTCCAACAGCTTCATACATAAGTGACTGGAACAAACCTGTTTAATGATCGAATAACTCATTTTCTATAAAGCATGGAGACCAGAAACAcatgaataaattaaatgtaataacaAATGTCTCTGTTGGTTTCGGACACGGATAGTGACACAGACATATCTGTTTTCAGAGGGAGTCTACAGAGCTCATATTATGTGTGACTAAAAGTTTGACATAATTGAATTCATTACATACATACCGGATCTTTGGTTGGGAGGAACAGAAGATAGGAAAGACATGAGTGTAGCACGGCCGAAGAATTTAGCAACGAAGAGAGTGGCGTTACCCTGTGCTTGTGGGTTTTGTATCCATGTTAGACAATCACGTAACATGCAATCTTCGCTGCATCCTTTTCGGAGGACACGACAACCGTTGCAACTCATTTTTATCTTCGATTTATTGATTGAAAGGTATTGGTATTATGGAAAGAAAACAGATTTAAGGCATTTATATGATAGTAGGAGTGTGTTGGAATCCTACATCATCAACTAATcaacatttgtttgttttttgataatattatattcaaaccaTGGTTGAGTTAAAAGTGTTGGGTAGGGTACGGTCATTGTTGTGGGGTTAATGAATCAGAATTCCCAACAAATGGGTGCTCACCTGCAGCTCATATTCTCCGCAAATGTTCACAATTTCTCCATACTTGAAATTGGATtcccttcaaattattttttaaaatagataagTCTAGTGTAATTCAATTTTAAAAGGATTTGTTAAATTACTTGTTGCACAAGTAATTGATTAATTAAGTTGGTTAGACCTTGAGTCTAATTAGAGTTTATAATGTTTAAAGTAGTGTTATATAAGCAACCATTATATGATCATTAGTGCAACACACCAACAAGTGAATGTTAACTGTAATCTTTTAATTGCATTCTCCCAAACCTTTGTTCATTGGACAATTCTTAG encodes:
- the LOC131610942 gene encoding LOB domain-containing protein 38-like → MSCNGCRVLRKGCSEDCMLRDCLTWIQNPQAQGNATLFVAKFFGRATLMSFLSSVPPNQRSGLFQSLMYEAVGRTINPVNGAVGLLWTGRWRFCQLGVEQVLRGNGGALTPLPDHESSEKGSSSRHHQYHQQKLMIEENKTQSEESESSTLGSRTGTEDYSYDYANSQTQTQTKQLLTLFL